A section of the Terriglobales bacterium genome encodes:
- the tssE gene encoding type VI secretion system baseplate subunit TssE, with product MPIADIDGFPTPSLIDRLSSDEPDFYDSTNIDASGQLRRQTNKAKSREAVRRYEDSVRRDLEWLFNSRRVEDDRLERYPQVRSSVFCYGIPDLNSEDPSRTHDKDELLHNMEDAVARFDRRLRDLTIEFGSQVLGSHLLHFHIAGVVMMDPVPAEVAFQSSLDPTNGECKVS from the coding sequence TTGCCCATTGCGGATATCGACGGCTTTCCCACTCCATCGCTGATCGATCGGCTCAGCAGCGACGAACCGGATTTCTACGACTCGACAAACATCGATGCCAGCGGCCAACTTCGCCGGCAGACCAACAAGGCCAAGAGCAGGGAAGCGGTGCGGCGCTACGAGGACTCCGTTCGCAGAGATCTGGAGTGGTTATTCAACTCGAGGCGAGTAGAGGACGATCGCCTGGAGAGATATCCGCAAGTCCGGAGCAGCGTCTTCTGCTATGGCATTCCCGATTTGAACTCGGAAGATCCTTCGCGTACTCACGACAAAGACGAGTTGCTCCACAACATGGAGGATGCGGTGGCGCGCTTCGATCGGCGCTTGCGCGACCTGACGATCGAATTCGGTTCCCAAGTCCTTGGCAGTCATCTGCTCCACTTCCACATCGCGGGCGTCGTGATGATGGACCCGGTCCCGGCGGAGGTGGCATTCCAAAGTTCGCTCGATCCAACCAACGGCGAATGTAAGGTGAGTTGA
- the tssA gene encoding type VI secretion system protein TssA, which produces MPLRDDLLNPIPGNNPCGENLRYDPVYDKIKEARFEDEDDAPQGEWQRARKKADFPLVIKLASDALTKKSKDLQLAAWLGEATLRRESFAALPESISLLQKMQEQYWENCYPEIEDGSPELRCAPQEWFAARCDYILRRLPITKSGLAWIDYQTKKTVPTEDDAKADEKKNETREEAVKDGKLTPEEWNEAFAATPKEFYEQLVASLDASLEATASLDQFCDEKYGNDGPSLGKLRAVLEEMKVLANVLYTEKGGPDSEEQPAEEIPGAEFGAESASGDAGAAAAPARAKSGATWAEPADPEAAAALVARIADYLRRQDPSQVAPYLLIRALRWSELRWHGDSLDEAFLASPSTETRQLLRAMQREGNWEGLLNGTEAGMATPSGRAWLDLQRYAWEACYNLSYSAVAKAICSETRALLLDYPDLPSATLSDGTTAADKQTLDWLRDNVLLPQGAQVEQAAPVSEYAETQPAGENGHADYFEVAMQLAKSGHVAEAIDGFAREAARESSGRERFRRQLQMAQICLATQHFTLAYPILQGLAQEIERRNLLDWEDPAFLAQVLAMLVQCIDRTTRDQQERSRAYSLLCRLGPVAALQFEKS; this is translated from the coding sequence GTGCCGCTTCGTGATGATCTCCTCAATCCCATTCCTGGAAACAATCCCTGCGGGGAGAACCTCCGATACGATCCCGTATACGATAAGATCAAGGAAGCCCGTTTCGAAGATGAGGACGATGCTCCACAAGGAGAATGGCAGCGGGCACGAAAGAAGGCGGATTTCCCGCTCGTCATAAAGCTCGCCAGCGACGCTCTCACGAAAAAAAGTAAAGATCTCCAACTGGCCGCATGGCTGGGCGAAGCCACGTTACGGCGGGAAAGCTTCGCCGCTCTTCCCGAAAGCATTTCTCTCCTTCAGAAAATGCAAGAGCAGTACTGGGAGAATTGCTATCCCGAGATTGAGGACGGCAGTCCCGAATTGCGTTGCGCCCCACAAGAGTGGTTCGCGGCCCGATGCGACTACATTCTCCGCCGCCTGCCAATCACCAAGAGCGGTCTTGCCTGGATCGACTATCAAACCAAAAAAACTGTCCCTACAGAAGACGACGCAAAGGCTGACGAGAAGAAAAACGAGACTCGCGAAGAAGCCGTAAAGGACGGCAAGCTCACGCCGGAAGAGTGGAACGAAGCCTTTGCGGCGACTCCGAAAGAATTTTACGAACAGCTTGTCGCTTCACTCGATGCCTCGCTAGAGGCAACAGCTTCTTTAGATCAGTTCTGCGACGAAAAGTATGGGAACGACGGCCCGAGTCTCGGCAAGCTTCGCGCTGTTCTCGAGGAGATGAAGGTCCTCGCGAATGTCCTGTACACCGAAAAGGGCGGTCCGGATTCGGAAGAGCAGCCGGCCGAAGAAATCCCAGGCGCGGAGTTCGGCGCGGAATCTGCTTCTGGCGATGCCGGTGCCGCAGCCGCGCCTGCACGCGCCAAATCGGGAGCAACGTGGGCGGAACCGGCAGATCCCGAGGCGGCAGCCGCGCTCGTCGCTCGCATCGCCGATTACTTGCGCCGCCAGGATCCGTCTCAAGTCGCTCCCTATCTTCTTATTCGCGCTTTGCGTTGGAGTGAGTTGCGCTGGCATGGCGACAGTCTCGATGAGGCGTTTCTTGCCAGTCCGTCTACCGAAACAAGACAGCTGTTGCGGGCGATGCAGCGCGAAGGCAATTGGGAAGGATTGTTGAATGGCACGGAAGCAGGCATGGCAACACCGAGTGGGCGCGCGTGGCTCGATCTGCAACGATACGCGTGGGAAGCCTGCTACAACCTGTCATACTCCGCTGTAGCGAAGGCAATTTGCTCCGAGACGCGAGCGCTGCTGCTGGATTATCCAGACCTGCCCTCCGCCACGTTGAGCGACGGTACAACCGCTGCTGACAAACAAACGCTCGACTGGCTGCGTGACAACGTGCTCCTGCCACAGGGTGCTCAAGTGGAGCAGGCCGCTCCGGTTTCTGAGTACGCGGAGACGCAGCCCGCTGGTGAGAACGGCCATGCCGATTACTTCGAAGTCGCGATGCAATTGGCTAAGTCTGGCCACGTAGCGGAGGCGATCGATGGATTTGCTCGCGAGGCAGCTCGCGAATCTTCGGGACGTGAGCGCTTCCGCCGGCAGTTACAGATGGCGCAGATATGTCTCGCTACTCAGCATTTCACGTTGGCGTATCCGATTTTGCAGGGACTTGCACAAGAGATCGAGAGGCGTAATTTACTCGACTGGGAAGATCCCGCGTTTTTGGCGCAAGTCTTGGCCATGCTGGTGCAGTGCATCGACCGCACAACGCGTGATCAGCAGGAACGGTCGCGTGCCTACAGTTTGTTATGCCGGCTTGGACCGGTTGCGGCACTGCAATTTGAAAAATCCTGA
- a CDS encoding type VI secretion system accessory protein TagJ yields MTAAELFRAGRLQQAIEALGEEVRNAPLDAKRRTFLFELLCFAGEYDRAEKHLSILADSSQAAGMGALLYRSALHAERERQQMFADRKFPMAHKVPLRSISRGGEFGQAFGDADPRIGGALELFVAGSYTWVALEQIARIEIPKPKRLRDLLWTPAIVTTTPEYKAMELGEVLVPAISPLSWQNQDDDVRLGRTTVWIEDETYADVPVGQKLFVLDGQEIPILELGTIEFEDALGAGRAAS; encoded by the coding sequence ATGACGGCCGCAGAGCTTTTTCGGGCAGGAAGACTGCAACAAGCGATTGAGGCGCTTGGCGAGGAGGTGCGAAATGCCCCTCTCGACGCCAAGCGCCGCACCTTCTTGTTTGAACTGCTTTGTTTTGCCGGCGAGTACGATCGGGCCGAAAAGCACTTATCCATTCTTGCTGACAGTAGTCAGGCAGCGGGAATGGGCGCTCTGCTTTATCGCTCGGCCCTGCACGCCGAACGAGAACGGCAGCAGATGTTCGCTGATCGCAAATTCCCTATGGCGCACAAAGTCCCGTTGCGGAGCATCAGCCGTGGAGGCGAGTTTGGCCAGGCATTCGGCGATGCTGATCCAAGAATTGGTGGCGCGCTGGAATTGTTTGTTGCCGGCTCGTATACGTGGGTCGCGCTCGAACAGATTGCCCGAATCGAGATTCCCAAACCGAAACGCCTGCGCGATCTACTTTGGACGCCTGCGATTGTCACCACAACGCCGGAGTACAAGGCGATGGAACTAGGTGAAGTGCTCGTGCCTGCAATTTCGCCGCTGTCCTGGCAGAACCAGGATGATGATGTCCGGTTAGGACGCACTACGGTCTGGATCGAAGATGAGACGTATGCCGACGTCCCGGTCGGGCAGAAACTATTTGTGCTAGACGGGCAAGAGATCCCCATTCTGGAACTGGGAACCATCGAGTTCGAGGATGCACTGGGAGCAGGCCGTGCCGCTTCGTGA
- a CDS encoding type VI secretion system tube protein Hcp, translating to MALVDYFLKIDGIEGESQDAKHKGSIDVQSFSWSEQQTGSHVAGGGGGAGKVSMGDFHFVMNVNKASPKLMLACATGEHIKKAVLTCRKAGKDQQEFYKITLSDLLVSSFQTAGSGHSDIVPNDSISLNYAKIEWEYKEQKADGTLGGSVKAGYDLKANKVA from the coding sequence ATGGCCTTGGTTGATTATTTTTTGAAGATCGACGGCATTGAAGGCGAGAGCCAAGATGCCAAACACAAAGGCTCGATTGATGTCCAGAGCTTTTCCTGGAGCGAGCAGCAGACCGGCAGTCATGTCGCCGGCGGCGGAGGCGGAGCGGGCAAAGTCAGCATGGGTGACTTCCACTTCGTCATGAACGTTAACAAAGCAAGTCCGAAGTTGATGCTGGCTTGCGCAACCGGTGAGCACATCAAGAAGGCAGTCCTGACTTGCCGCAAAGCGGGAAAGGATCAGCAGGAGTTTTACAAGATCACCCTGTCCGATCTCCTGGTCAGCAGCTTCCAGACCGCCGGAAGTGGACACAGTGACATAGTGCCCAACGATTCAATCTCTCTCAACTACGCAAAGATCGAGTGGGAATACAAAGAGCAGAAGGCCGATGGCACGCTGGGTGGATCAGTTAAGGCTGGCTACGACCTGAAGGCAAACAAGGTAGCCTAG
- the tssC gene encoding type VI secretion system contractile sheath large subunit, whose translation MAEAAKSAAAAAQAVEQSSLLDRIVEEGRFTYSDAARERGKDLVKTFVQEVLQRAATVPKDAETAINARIAQIDKLVSAQLNEVMHHPDFQKLEGSWRGLRYLLDQSETGEGLKIKIFNVKKTELLRDLQRAAEFDQSALFKKVYEEEFGVFGGAPFSALVGDFEFGPKPEDMELLEKVAQVAASAHAPFLSAAAPDMINLDTFTNLGSHRDIGKVFDNSAYAKWKSFRQSDDSRYVGLTLPHVLMRLPYGADTKPVEAFSYEEGVEGTDHSKYLWGNAAYAMGARLTGAFAKHGWCAAIRGVEGGGLVEGLPAHTFRTDEGDVALKCPTEVAITDRREKELADNGFIPLVHCKNTDYAAFFSVQSCNKPKTYDKEAANANARLSAQLPYIFAMSRFAHYLKAMMRDKLGSFMSRSDCQRFLNQWINNYVCADDNASQSVKAQLPLREAAIEVQEIPGKPGAYRAIAFLKPHFQLDELSVSLRLVADLPASARK comes from the coding sequence ATGGCTGAGGCAGCGAAGTCCGCGGCAGCGGCAGCACAGGCGGTTGAACAATCGAGTCTGCTGGATCGGATCGTCGAAGAAGGACGGTTTACGTACAGCGACGCGGCGCGCGAGCGTGGCAAAGACCTGGTCAAGACGTTTGTCCAGGAAGTTTTGCAGCGCGCGGCGACAGTTCCGAAAGATGCAGAGACGGCGATCAACGCTCGCATCGCGCAAATCGACAAGCTGGTTTCAGCGCAGCTCAACGAAGTGATGCATCATCCGGATTTTCAGAAGTTGGAAGGAAGCTGGCGCGGACTGAGATATCTCCTTGATCAGAGTGAGACCGGTGAAGGGCTGAAGATCAAGATCTTCAATGTGAAGAAGACCGAGCTGCTGCGGGATCTGCAGCGGGCAGCCGAGTTCGATCAAAGCGCACTCTTCAAGAAAGTCTACGAGGAGGAATTCGGTGTCTTTGGTGGAGCTCCATTCTCAGCATTGGTCGGCGATTTTGAGTTCGGTCCAAAGCCGGAGGACATGGAGTTGCTAGAGAAAGTTGCGCAGGTCGCCGCCTCCGCACATGCGCCGTTCCTGTCGGCAGCAGCCCCGGACATGATCAACCTCGACACTTTTACCAATCTCGGCTCGCATCGCGATATCGGCAAGGTCTTCGACAACTCGGCGTATGCCAAGTGGAAATCTTTCCGTCAATCGGACGACTCGCGCTACGTTGGACTCACGCTGCCTCATGTTTTGATGCGTCTGCCCTACGGTGCCGACACCAAGCCGGTGGAAGCGTTTTCCTACGAAGAGGGTGTCGAAGGCACCGATCATTCCAAGTATCTGTGGGGCAATGCTGCCTACGCCATGGGCGCCCGGCTTACCGGCGCGTTCGCCAAGCACGGATGGTGCGCGGCGATTCGCGGCGTGGAAGGTGGCGGACTGGTCGAAGGTCTGCCCGCTCACACCTTCCGGACAGACGAAGGCGATGTTGCTCTGAAGTGCCCAACGGAAGTTGCGATCACTGATCGGCGCGAAAAGGAACTAGCCGACAACGGGTTCATCCCGCTGGTGCACTGCAAGAACACGGATTACGCTGCGTTCTTCAGTGTGCAGTCGTGCAACAAGCCGAAGACGTATGACAAGGAAGCTGCGAACGCCAACGCACGGTTGTCAGCGCAGCTACCGTACATCTTCGCTATGTCAAGATTCGCTCATTACCTGAAAGCGATGATGCGCGATAAGCTCGGTTCCTTTATGTCCCGTTCGGATTGCCAGAGATTCCTGAACCAATGGATCAACAATTACGTTTGCGCCGATGACAACGCGAGTCAGTCCGTCAAAGCGCAACTCCCATTGCGGGAAGCGGCGATCGAAGTTCAGGAGATACCGGGCAAGCCAGGTGCTTATCGGGCAATTGCGTTTCTCAAGCCGCACTTCCAGCTTGATGAACTTTCCGTGTCGTTACGTTTGGTTGCCGATCTTCCCGCTTCAGCACGGAAGTAA
- the tssB gene encoding type VI secretion system contractile sheath small subunit, which yields MGRESTQQKLSRVRSPRVHITYDVEVGDAIELKELPFVMGVLGDFTGHAEQPLPKLMERKFVEVNPDNFDQVLDKMNPHLAFSVENKLSDDPDSKLKVNLNFHELGDFEPEQVANQVGPLKELLDLRRKLADLRGSLQGNEKLDEILQDVVGNTEKRQKLSAELGLEQGSNGGNNG from the coding sequence ATGGGCAGAGAAAGCACACAACAAAAACTGTCTCGTGTTCGTTCACCGCGCGTGCACATCACCTACGACGTTGAAGTCGGCGACGCGATCGAATTAAAGGAACTCCCATTTGTCATGGGTGTTCTCGGCGACTTTACCGGGCACGCCGAACAGCCGCTTCCGAAACTGATGGAGCGGAAGTTCGTCGAAGTGAATCCGGACAACTTCGACCAGGTGCTCGACAAGATGAATCCGCACCTCGCATTCTCGGTCGAAAACAAATTGAGCGACGATCCCGATTCGAAACTCAAAGTCAATCTCAACTTTCATGAGCTGGGGGATTTTGAGCCGGAGCAGGTTGCGAATCAAGTAGGCCCGCTCAAGGAGCTGTTGGATCTGCGGCGTAAACTCGCCGACCTTCGTGGAAGCTTGCAGGGCAACGAGAAGCTCGACGAGATTCTGCAGGATGTAGTCGGCAACACCGAGAAGCGTCAGAAACTGAGTGCAGAACTGGGCCTGGAACAGGGCAGTAATGGAGGCAACAATGGCTGA
- the tssK gene encoding type VI secretion system baseplate subunit TssK → MKQLQHVIWSKGTFLTPQHLQIQDRYVEDSLRFFFESLSFRFWGFSRLQIDESKLTEGLLSITAGAGVMPDGLLFDFPGPDAAPSSRQLNGFFSEEKREIGVFLAVPEQHLGGVNVSQRSDIKARYVAETRMLRDENSGTSEKPIQIARKNLRLLVDTESREGSTVMQIAEVEQTADGTYRLVPGYVPPLIDVHGSDFLLGMLRSLVERLAARSSVLASARKQKNQSLADFTAADVASFWLLYTVNSHLPVFRHLLHRSVVHPEQMYSAMLELAGALTTFSLTIQSRDLRDYDHENLGDCFRDLNEKIRILLDEVVPTNFVSIPLKFVRESIYAAAIEDDKYLKDTRLYLAVSAEMKDADLITRTPQLMKVGAAGYVEEIVRHAMAGLKLTHLSAPPSEIPVKLKYKYFSLDTSGSVWEGVQRARNIGVYAPAEFRNVELELVILLPVKGRS, encoded by the coding sequence ATGAAACAACTGCAGCACGTCATCTGGTCCAAGGGCACCTTCCTCACCCCGCAACATCTACAAATTCAAGACCGTTATGTCGAAGACAGCCTGCGCTTCTTCTTCGAATCGCTATCTTTCCGGTTCTGGGGGTTCTCAAGGCTGCAAATCGATGAAAGCAAACTGACAGAGGGACTACTCAGCATCACAGCCGGTGCAGGCGTAATGCCCGATGGCCTATTGTTCGACTTCCCTGGGCCCGATGCGGCTCCCTCATCCCGTCAGCTCAACGGGTTCTTCAGCGAGGAAAAGCGCGAGATCGGCGTCTTTCTAGCTGTGCCGGAACAGCATCTGGGAGGAGTGAACGTAAGCCAGCGTTCCGACATCAAGGCGCGCTATGTGGCGGAGACCCGCATGCTACGTGACGAAAATTCAGGCACTTCGGAGAAACCAATCCAGATTGCGCGCAAGAACCTGCGCCTGCTGGTTGACACGGAGAGCCGCGAAGGCAGCACGGTAATGCAGATCGCTGAAGTCGAGCAAACCGCCGACGGCACTTACCGGCTGGTCCCCGGCTATGTCCCACCACTAATCGATGTTCACGGTAGCGACTTTCTCCTCGGCATGCTCCGATCGCTGGTGGAGAGACTCGCAGCCCGAAGCAGCGTACTGGCAAGCGCCCGGAAGCAGAAGAACCAAAGCCTGGCCGACTTCACGGCAGCCGATGTTGCCAGCTTCTGGCTCCTCTACACCGTCAACTCCCATCTGCCGGTATTCCGCCATCTGCTGCATCGGTCGGTAGTTCATCCCGAGCAAATGTACTCGGCGATGCTTGAGCTTGCAGGCGCCCTCACGACTTTTTCCCTAACCATCCAGTCCCGCGATCTGCGCGACTACGATCACGAGAACCTCGGCGACTGCTTCCGCGACTTGAACGAAAAGATTCGCATTTTGCTGGATGAAGTGGTTCCCACGAACTTCGTCTCGATCCCGCTCAAGTTCGTGCGCGAGTCCATTTACGCCGCTGCGATCGAAGACGACAAATATCTCAAGGACACGCGCCTCTACCTCGCAGTAAGCGCGGAGATGAAAGACGCAGATCTGATCACTCGCACTCCGCAGCTAATGAAAGTGGGAGCCGCAGGATACGTAGAAGAGATAGTCCGTCACGCCATGGCAGGGCTGAAGCTGACGCACCTTTCCGCTCCACCTTCGGAGATTCCAGTCAAGCTTAAATACAAATACTTCAGCCTCGACACGTCAGGTTCAGTCTGGGAAGGCGTCCAGCGAGCGAGAAATATTGGTGTCTACGCGCCTGCGGAGTTTCGGAATGTGGAATTGGAGCTGGTGATTCTATTGCCCGTCAAAGGGAGAAGCTAG
- a CDS encoding cation:proton antiporter: MAPDVSLVFVELGAAILGLAILARLANRWGFSAIPLYLLAGLAFGNGGLAPLKVSADFIHIGAEIGVLLLLFMLGLEYTGEDLKNSLRRGIAPGVVDLLLNFPPGFIAGLLLGWKPLAAVLLGGITYISSSGVIAKILSELGRLNNQETPAILSVLVLEDLAMAVYLPIVAVLLVGGDPTRIAISVSIAVTAVFLVLFIAVRYGQSLSRFAAHQSDEIILLSVLGTVLLVGGIAQRLQVSAAIGAFLVGIAVSGPMREQSHRLMAPLRDFFAAIFFFFFGLQINPASLISVLGIAAGLGLVTAITKIASGYWAARRLGADTRAALRAGVVLIARGEFSIVIAGLGATLEPRLEALSAAYVLLLALLGPILARTIK, encoded by the coding sequence ATGGCCCCTGACGTTTCCCTGGTTTTCGTCGAATTAGGAGCAGCGATACTCGGCCTGGCAATATTGGCGCGCCTCGCCAATCGTTGGGGCTTCTCTGCCATACCGCTTTACCTGCTCGCTGGGCTGGCATTCGGAAATGGCGGGTTGGCTCCGCTCAAAGTCAGTGCGGACTTCATTCACATCGGCGCCGAGATTGGGGTTCTGCTTCTCCTGTTCATGCTCGGACTCGAGTACACCGGAGAAGACCTGAAGAACAGTCTGAGACGCGGCATCGCGCCGGGCGTTGTCGACCTCCTTTTAAACTTTCCGCCGGGCTTCATAGCGGGGTTACTGCTCGGCTGGAAACCACTTGCAGCAGTACTTCTGGGAGGCATAACGTACATCTCCTCCTCAGGCGTGATCGCAAAGATCCTGTCTGAACTCGGACGGCTCAATAATCAAGAAACGCCTGCCATCTTATCCGTGCTCGTGCTCGAAGACCTGGCCATGGCGGTCTATCTTCCAATAGTGGCTGTCCTTCTCGTTGGCGGCGATCCCACACGAATTGCCATTTCGGTATCGATCGCAGTGACCGCCGTATTCCTGGTCCTGTTCATCGCCGTCCGGTACGGTCAGAGCTTGAGTCGCTTCGCGGCACACCAGTCCGACGAGATCATCCTCCTCTCGGTCCTAGGCACGGTTCTTCTGGTTGGCGGTATCGCACAGCGTCTTCAAGTGTCGGCTGCGATCGGAGCCTTTCTCGTCGGCATCGCCGTCTCAGGACCAATGCGGGAACAATCGCATCGCCTGATGGCGCCGTTGCGCGACTTCTTCGCTGCAATCTTTTTCTTCTTCTTCGGCCTGCAGATCAATCCGGCATCGTTGATCTCAGTGCTTGGGATCGCAGCCGGACTTGGCCTTGTGACCGCGATTACAAAGATAGCTTCAGGATATTGGGCAGCTCGTCGCCTGGGAGCCGACACCCGGGCAGCACTCCGCGCAGGCGTTGTGTTAATAGCACGTGGAGAATTCTCCATCGTCATCGCTGGCCTGGGAGCAACGCTCGAACCACGACTCGAAGCTCTATCCGCCGCCTACGTTCTGCTGCTCGCGCTGCTAGGCCCCATTCTTGCTCGCACGATTAAGTAA
- a CDS encoding inner membrane CreD family protein produces MSKRIAAIVFIWLCTTVAWIVLGETIFSRTYSSDEKLQSRVGSTWGTKQEQGPPWVHYSRNEPRLVEIESNGKKTVRTEHVVVSYSLPLESSQINVDLGLSHRQKGLLWYSTYVVKFAGVFSFTNNSSDEQMVTFSLPFPAQQAIYDGLIMEVNGRPLPLSTNSSSASGQTAVKAGETAILRVGYRSQGIDAWNYKLGDDVAQAKNFSLNMTTNFKDIDFATNTLSPTEKHQTAHGWELTWKYVNLLSGFQIGMSMPEKLQPGPLAGQISYFAPVSLFFFFFLIFIITTLRNIDLHPMNYFFLAGAFFAFHLLLAYLVDHISIHLAFVICSVVSIFLVISYLRLVIGMRFAALEAGTAQLVYLVLFSYAFFFKGFTGLAITIGAIITLFVVMQATGRIKWSEKFASYGASPQLAR; encoded by the coding sequence GTGTCAAAGCGAATTGCAGCAATTGTGTTCATTTGGCTATGTACAACGGTGGCATGGATTGTTCTCGGCGAAACCATCTTCTCGCGCACGTATTCGTCCGACGAGAAGTTACAGTCCCGAGTGGGATCCACGTGGGGTACGAAGCAGGAACAGGGTCCGCCATGGGTGCACTACTCAAGGAACGAACCGAGGCTCGTGGAAATCGAAAGCAATGGAAAGAAGACGGTTCGGACCGAGCATGTAGTGGTTAGCTACAGTCTTCCTCTCGAGAGCAGCCAAATCAATGTCGATCTGGGCCTCTCACATCGCCAGAAAGGACTCCTCTGGTACAGCACCTATGTGGTGAAGTTCGCGGGCGTCTTCAGCTTCACTAACAATAGCTCCGACGAGCAGATGGTGACGTTCTCCCTCCCATTTCCGGCGCAGCAGGCGATTTACGATGGCCTGATCATGGAGGTCAATGGACGCCCGCTTCCTTTGAGCACAAACAGCTCCAGCGCTTCAGGACAGACTGCTGTCAAAGCCGGCGAGACCGCGATTCTGCGAGTCGGCTATCGATCGCAGGGGATAGATGCCTGGAACTACAAGCTTGGGGACGATGTGGCGCAGGCGAAAAACTTCTCGCTCAACATGACGACCAATTTCAAGGACATCGACTTCGCTACTAACACGCTTTCGCCGACGGAAAAACATCAGACCGCACATGGATGGGAGTTGACCTGGAAGTACGTCAACTTACTCTCCGGGTTCCAGATTGGGATGTCGATGCCGGAGAAGCTGCAACCCGGACCACTCGCCGGACAGATCAGCTACTTTGCTCCGGTCTCACTCTTCTTTTTCTTCTTCCTGATCTTCATAATCACGACGCTGCGGAACATCGATCTGCATCCGATGAACTACTTCTTCCTGGCAGGCGCGTTCTTCGCCTTCCACCTGCTCTTGGCATATCTGGTGGACCACATCTCGATCCATCTGGCGTTCGTCATCTGCTCCGTAGTCTCGATTTTTCTGGTGATTAGTTATCTGCGCCTTGTGATTGGGATGCGCTTCGCCGCGCTCGAAGCAGGCACGGCGCAATTGGTCTACCTGGTGCTCTTTTCCTACGCGTTCTTCTTCAAAGGCTTTACCGGACTCGCAATCACCATTGGCGCGATCATCACCCTCTTTGTAGTGATGCAAGCCACTGGACGAATCAAGTGGTCTGAGAAGTTTGCGAGCTATGGAGCATCGCCACAGCTCGCAAGATGA